In Falco biarmicus isolate bFalBia1 chromosome 5, bFalBia1.pri, whole genome shotgun sequence, a single genomic region encodes these proteins:
- the TASOR2 gene encoding protein TASOR 2 isoform X2, whose translation MGERRDEEAGEPGTGFHLKSEESSSLLQTAVSVLQSSYLDSTSQDGFQYSQAILVENDVFRSELKAFAQAKEAAGYSQEELEETFAFLLFDNEEEAKEVCQTGLRVNSSSISTLGDPAKGVYISKYADCLHPRPWYHGKSGYIVICKLIKGKVKVISENYTTSYTCPSPGYDCHVALSRNNTPSKTSHCQAFEQSQYYVYEVSDGSTAERPRQICPYIVIACRYRELKEMPVLAIESLPELNHKVLYCPWRGELSIRGQLLCNIALRTPYSSTIPAQLPPSLDITHVMGLSDLKKKLPEAAFGKRNYIENEVCFQGVYFSLYEVEISNKDQYKMDQLLENLKEKDLAIIKYLQDQGVLILLASSALASDDEFDPKEPVSLLALFLFTSSRSVCLGVEKHDPEDEREDSDDSDFSLKIASVLPGLRYALQKTTISSWGDSVSTSIRIKQHLQEYAKLDQNTQPTAGRNSKVPLSSLLSPTEDECTNPFKNHSEQSFSQLQHYLSDPSSYTLEMSAALECLTGAVQSLCSNSEADCKVDFSSAVPLDPIPPNTAAEIKSENPKPAVGLDQSGEAPVKDVNSASKLWVQQSRRKSNRAVVTSTRKKWSPLKMQMHPIGDSGRNRKATKKKKINIAFSFPKKPGFVASSNEPMLKLANLQFPHRRKRGAEVLSAEFVHKTQSEPVQKETSVPDDPGLETKRPKTLKNPERKKVPIAETIMKPMKSKILKSVANNPSKPQAKKQAESELKQPFSVVPSAVSSQCHGPDSQMSETCPGGVDLVFDLKGNDYESHALNLLADLALGSCIPSFIPRDSGMIAVSCSPTRHSAKEQQSHRKHKSLRVASDHEYHRVDKLAKGATSPSKASLNQKLPPAEKVDLNDLASIPREKSPGIFSKSNNTSPSPTKPDVLPPRDTQEAADVNKHSFISAEHSYASQMPEHSKKHMYPRGAPYPGPAPSRNGTRNTRAGPLVGKVLPFCHQQNSSPPQRPFEAVAMRRRSSLLSPRLKEDFAKSHTVNICGESVKVMCHWEAEYLFSLDSRYTNDALEKTVIRALHGPWDPDLPDDVEEMKLILHMWVALFYSKPSKFLSSTRKVVEHSNPEKYVSINSTGDFLELSDDGEDCFGLETCPADSRSDPDQTPSSSVDHSTHYQGPFHPEESPADSQTDADETPGVVDSTVSSSSGELPCGEEEPSSTSCSEHLSLAEHADESLAVNGRQPAAASEEHMHDVSTIAAVEQPKEELPDVVIAPSPSDELGNASEPPAALDKENPCSQALNSCTAPWRVAPCVRHGRGQQQESGWAAGSGGDLSPSEDRESMGGAEHCTEVEDSSWATSDRPQRTCDSVPLEASPESANLDGTSGEERKSQDPFGHSEIEEEEMEEEKKEKDDPQYERAVLGPFDLSFSENGDADMEHEHSEEKPVNLTCPKDFGVPGEGPVPSPTTLVSPCPGRSTPVLSDGTGTGPQGLSVEVAPSLDMLQEPWEALDTPDAETNSVGLAHPASPADVGSPCDSRLMLPLPSDPSLVCGAQPDSITGNLGPAGEALRVGLEQKDKDCAPSAERWALAGSKAASTAGLESPCSQGLSLTLSPDSSSVCLTSLDGATDPEAAPEDQEAMASIQSPSQSNLGGSRCPSQRYGCDIYADLTSLSTSESNQEENNISVENQLSGPSANCTDVLDESLGAGDGQGFVFNCTALVGDSEAGESDDDVCLGAEKSPGSDKMNIVMVANTLQEPETSLHHLLELEPSSLVTEGMSVRKDHPSWQQSSPDSRLPPAHAGSGPPSPCQQDPLPHGGDTDTPPSLLEQSEGGAVLCQHRKSCKQVDAAEVIVAAESPDSSLKPRCAEEVKRDMGLCYAELAGSSSADVLVSDDPESMPPSPLHGHKADLHGAEPDSVLDVHSKMLSPGTSPAPDGAAWFCCVDTCPRCASPGGHAADVVGSHEKEPILPEDLGGGSSITLASPASFSAGESLMPLCEPQSVCNQGEHEAERSDTFADLHHANMEVGGEIPTPSLPVLPLHAHRCLSGESLSDAEDISDVLPRAKQFPSKDRHTGLTFEDLFETSSSDSDQEYSGGTSQSLLTARGSYGTRSVDAAGTRTNCDSSSTSSVRTEGHSGDWGSLGVEGACSQAERSWPISRGETSSGHVPLYVNIRDSQGIVKDYQNFVVTKKCQERMGNLQPSRRSHCAGQSHLLGSLMDTWRGFEEITQHTLDMECLRFHYKLKQILRSGKPPFSTSKSIFPKDFSPRVMSETLPVQEAPVSLSPRSRSPLQVTVLPSDTWPSGLGQHRRSGWHGDPCTPWQDTFCNERSRARSQTMSQGHAALSHLSKLKYANKLKDSEGEIAVILDKYAEFNKVMLSRADAGSKGRGPVPVHMEAAGDWTCTSLPGRMAAFKEMIADLCSALRFHLRSVAKEACSHTSMFYLVETGKDPFFARVKTLLKKHGRVEIEPLSFCEAKRLDADMLLIVIRNEDISSHIHNVPCLLKLKHCPNVVFAGVDSPEDITGHTYQELFHTGGFMVSDDEMLEMVTLAQLKEMMKVLEKLNRSGRWKWLLHYKESKKLRDVSRVDADAHKKHLILKSCQGAELIEVLHYHACDSRSSPKAEYIKCLLNLQVQRVSARFAVYLTEEPSVSREVLESKGILVTNINTFLGTMQEAAAPFRRSYW comes from the exons GTTTCCATCTGAAGTCGGAAGAGTCAAGTTCCCTTTTGCAGACAGCAgtttcagtgctgcagagctccTACTTGGACTCTACATCTCAGGATGGCTTTCAGTACAGCCAAGCAATTCTGGTGGAAAATGATGTTTTCCGGAGTGAG ctgaaagcTTTTGCCCAAGCAAAGGAAGCCGCTGGGTacagccaggaggagctggaggagaccTTTGCATTTCTCCTGTTTGATAATGAAGAAGAG GCAAAAGAGGTGTGTCAGACAGGCCTCCGTGTAAACAGCAGTTCTATTTCCACGCTTGGTGACCCAGCAAAAG GAGTTTATATTTCCAAGTATGCAGACTGTCTTCATCCCAGACCGTGGTATCATGGAAAATCAGGCTATATTGTCATTTGTAAGCTGATTAAG GGGAAGGTCAAGGTGATTTCTGAGAATTACACAACCAGCTATACCTGCCCATCTCCTGGCTATGACTGCCATGTCGCCTTGAGCAGAAACAACACACCATCAAAGACCAGCCACTGCCAAGCCTTTGAGCAGAGCCAG TATTATGTGTATGAAGTGTCCGATGGCAGCACTGCCGAGCGGCCAAGGCAGATCTGCCCATACATAGTCATCGCCTGCCGGTACAGGGAGCTGAAGGAAATGCCTGTCTTAGCTATAGAGAGCCT ACCTGAACTTAATCACAAAG TGTTGTACTGCCCATGGAGGGGGGAGCTCTCCATCCGGGGCCAGCTTTTGTGCAACATCGCCCTAAGGACCCCATACAGCTCCACGATTCCAGCCCAGCT GCCTCCCAGCCTGGACATTACCCATGTCATGGGTTTGTCCGACTTGAAGAAAAAGCTACCAGAAGCTGcatttgggaaaagaaattacattgaGAATGAAG TTTGCTTTCAGGGTGTTTACTTCAGTCTGTATGAAGTAGAAATATCGAATAAGGATCAATATAAAATGGATCAGTTGTTAgaaaatctaaaagaaaaggaCTTG GCAATCATCAAATATTTACAAGATCAAGGAGTCCTTATCCTCCTTGCCTCTTCCGCCTTGGCATCAGATGATG agtttgaCCCCAAGGAACCAGTCAGTCTCCTGGCCCTGTTTCTGTTCACCTCATCCCGGTCGGTGTGCCTGGGAG TTGAAAAGCACGATCCAGAAGATGAAAGGGAAGACAGTGATGATAGTGacttctcattaaaaatagCTTCAGTTTTGCCTGGGCTTCGCTATGCCTTACAGAAAACCACCATTTCTTCATGGGGGGACTCAGTCAGTACCAGCATACGTATCAAACAGCATTTACAGGAATATGCAAAGCTCGATCAAAATACACAGCCCACCGCTGGCCGAAACAGCAAagttcctctttcttctctcctctcaCCAACTGAGGATGAATGTACTAATCCCTTCAAAAACCATTCAGAGCAGtccttctcccagctgcagcattaTCTCTCTGATCCCAGCAGCTATACTCTGGAAATGTCAGCTGCCTTAGAGTGTTTGACGGGTGCTGTTCAGTCTCTTTGCTCCAATTCAGAGGCTGATTGTAAAGTGGACTTCTCTTCAGCTGTGCCACTGGACCCTATTCCTCccaacacagcagcagaaataaaaagtgaaaaccCAAAGCCCGCAGTGGGGCTGGACCAGAGTGGTGAAGCGCCCGTAAAAGATGTCAACTCAGCAAGCAAGCTATGGgttcagcagagcaggaggaaatCCAACCGAGCTGTTGTCACCAGCACCAGGAAGAAGTGGTCTCCCCTCAAGATGCAAATGCATCCTATCGGGGACAGTGGCAGGAACAGAAAGGcaaccaagaagaaaaaaatcaatattgctttctcttttcctaaaaAGCCAGGGTTTGTGGCCAGTTCCAATGAGCCCATGCTTAAATTAGCTAATTTGCAGTTTccacacagaaggaaaagag GTGCAGAGGTCCTGTCTGCAGAATTTGTGCACAAAACACAGTCTGAACCTGTTCAGAAGGAAACCTCAGTTCCTGACGATCCTGGCTTGGAAACAAAGAGGCCAAAGACACTGAAGAacccagagaggaaaaaggttCCTATTGCTGAAACCATCATGAAGCCAATGAAAAGTAAGATTCTAAAAAGTGTGGCTAACAACCCATCGAAACCTCAAgccaaaaagcaagcagaaagtg AGTTGAAGCAGCCTTTCTCTGTCGTCCCAAGCGCAGTGTCTTCCCAATGCCACGGACCAGATAGCCAAATGAGTGAGACTTGCCCAGGCGGGGTTGATCTCGTTTTTGATCTGAAGGGGAATGACTACGAGTCCCATGCCTTGAACTTGCTGGCTGATCTGGCTCTGGGTTCTTGTATCCCTTCATTTATCCCCAGGGACAGTGGGATGATTGCTGTgtcctgcagccccaccagACATTCTGCAAAAGAGCAGCAGAGTCATCGCAAGCACAAATCCTTGCGTGTTGCTTCCGACCATGAATACCACAGGGTAGACAAGCTTGCAAAGGGAGCCACCTCTCCTAGCAAAGCATCACTGAACCAGAAGCTTCCTCCTGCTGAAAAAGTAGACTTAAATGATTTGGCCTCTATTCCCAGGGAGAAAAGCCCTGGGATTTTCAGCAAGAGCAACAATAcaagccccagccccacaaaaCCTGATGTGTTGCCTCCCAGAGACACTCAAGAAGCTGCTGACGTAAACAAGCACTCCTTCATCTCTGCTGAGCACTCGTACGCCTCGCAGATGCCTGAGCATTCAAAGAAACACATGTATCCCAGAGGTGCCCCCTACCCTGGACCAGCACCCTCTAGAAACGGTACCAGGAACACCCGAGCTGGTCCCCTGGTTGGGAAAGTCCTGCCTTTCTGCCACCAGCAGAACAGCAGCCCCCCGCAGCGGCCCTTTGAGGCCGTGGCGATGAGGCgcaggagcagcctgctgtcccccagGCTGAAGGAGGACTTCGCTAAGTCCCACACAGTGAACATCTGTGGTGAGTCTGTGAAGGTGATGTGCCATTGGGAGGCAGAGTATCTCTTCAGTTTGGACAGCAGGTACACCAACGATGCCCTGGAGAAAACAGTCATCCGTGCCCTGCATGG gCCCTGGGACCCTGATCTGCCCGATGATGTGGAAGAGATGAAGCTGATACTTCATATGTGGGTGGCTCTCTTCTACAGCAAACCCAGCAAATTCCTGAGCAGCACGAGGAAGGTAGTGGAGCACAGCAACCCTGAGAAGTATGTCTCAATAAATAGCACTGGGGACTTTCTTGAGCTGAGTGATGATGGTGAAGACTGTTTTGGGTTGGAGACATGCCCTGCAGACTCTCGGTCAGACCCTGACCAGactcccagcagctctgtggatCACAGCACACATTACCAGGGACCGTTCCACCCAGAGGAGAGCCCTGCAGACTCTCAGACTGATGCTGATGAGACTCCCGGTGTTGTTGATAGTACAGTATCATCTTCTTCAGGGGAGCTGCCCTGTGGGGAGGAGGAGCCTTCCTCCACAAGCTGTTCTGAGCACCTTTCCCTTGCTGAACATGCTGATGAGAGCCTGGCTGTGAACGGCAGGCAGCCAGCGGCTGCTTCCGAAGAGCATATGCATGATGTCTCCACCATCGCTGCG GTGGAGCAGCCCAAGGAGGAACTGCCAGATGTAGTGATAGCCCCCAGCCCTTCCGATGAGCTTGGCAATGCCAGCGAGCCCCCAGCTGCACTGGACAAGGAAAACCCTTGCAGCCAAGCTCTGAATTCCTGTACAGCTCCCTGGAGAGTTGCCCCGTGTGTGCGACATGGACGTGGACAGCAACAGGAGAGCGGGTGGGCAGCAGGGTCAGGTGGTGACCTCAGCCCTTCTGAGGACAGAGAGAGCATGGGAGGTGCTGAGCATTGTACAGAGGTTGAGGACTCCAGCTGGGCCACCAGTGACAGACCGCAACGTACCTGTGATTCAGTGCCCTTAGAAGCAAGTCCTGAAAGTGCAAACCTTGATGGAACCagtggggaagagaggaaatCACAAGACCCCTTCGGACATTCAGAAATAGAGGAGGaagagatggaggaggaaaaaaaagagaaagatgaccCTCAATATGAAAGAGCAGTCCTGGGGCCTTTTGATttgtcattttctgaaaatggtgATGCTGACATGGAGCACGAACACAGTGAAGAGAAGCCAGTGAATTTGACATGTCCAAAGGACTTTGGTGTTCCTGGAGAGggccctgtgcccagccccaccaccttagtgtccccctgcccaggcagaTCAACACCAGTACTATCAGATGGGACTGGGACTGGCCCTCAAGGCCTTTCTGTTGAGGTGGCGCCAAGCTTGGACATGTTGCAAGAACCCTGGGAGGCTCTGGACACCCCAGATGCAGAAACGAACAGTGTTGGTTTGGCACACCCAGCCAGTCCAGCCGATGTGGGGTCACCCTGTGACAGCAGGTTGATGCTGCCGTTACCATCTGATCCGAGCCTTGTCTGTGGGGCACAGCCAGACAGCATTACAGGCAACTTGGGACCTGCTGGAGAGGCTCTGAGGGTTGGCTTGGAGCAGAAAGACAAGGATTGTGCGCCCTCTGCAGAAAGGTGGGCACTTGCTGGGAGCaaagctgccagcacagctggcctCGAGTCACCGTGCAGCCAGGGATTGTCACTAACTTTGTCTCCTGACTCCAGTTCTGTCTGCCTGACATCTCTTGATGGAGCAACAGATCCTGAGGCTGCCCCAGAGGACCAGGAGGCCATGGCAAGCATCCAGTCTCCATCACAGAGCAATCTGGGAGGGAGCAGGTGCCCTTCCCAAAGGTATGGATGTGACATTTATGCTGACCTCACTTCGCTGAGCACTAGTGAATCAAACCAAGAAGAGAACAACATTTCGGTGGAAAACCAGCTTAGTGGCCCTTCTGCCAACTGCACAGATGTGCTGGATGAGTCCTTGGGAGCAGGTGATGGCCAGGGCTTTGTTTTCAACTGTACAGCCTTAGTAGGTGACTCTGAAGCTGGGGAGAGTGATGATGATGTGTGCCTTGGTGCAGAGAAGTCCCCTGGGAGTGACAAAATGAACATAGTGATGGTGGCTAACACACTGCAGGAGCCAGAGACCTCTCTTCATCACCTCCTGGAATTAGAGCCTTCCTCCTTGGTGACAGAAGGGATGTCTGTCAGGAAGGAtcaccccagctggcagcagagctcccCAGACAGCCGGCTCCCACCTGCCCATGCAGGCTCAggtcctccttctccctgccaGCAGGACCCTCTCCCCCATGGCGGAgacacagacaccccccccagtTTGTTAGAGCAAAGTGAGGGGGGGGCAGTCCTGTGCCAGCACAGAAAGTCCTGCAAGCAAGTAGATGCTGCAGAGGTGATCGTGGCTGCTGAGAGCCCAGACAGCTCCTTAAAGCCCCGATGTGCAGAAGAGGTGAAAAGAGACATGGGTCTGTGCTATGCAGAACTAGCGGGGAGCTCCTCTGCGGATGTACTTGTGTCAGATGACCCGGAATCAATGCCTCCATCTCCTCTGCATGGTCACAAGGCAGATCTGCACGGTGCTGAGCCAGACTCAGTCCTTGATGTGCACTCCAAGATGCTCTCTCCTGGCACAAGTCCGGCTCCAGATGGTGCCGCATGGTTCTGCTGCGTGGACACCTGCCCTAGgtgtgccagccctgggggccATGCAGCAGATGTAGTAGGGAGCCACGAGAAGGAACCCATCCTGCCTGAGGATTtgggaggaggaagcagcattACTCTTGCCAGTCCTGCATCTTTTTCAGCAGGGGAGTCGCTCATGCCGCTGTGTGAGCCTCAGTCTGTGTGCAACCAGGGTGAGCATGAGGCTGAGAGATCCGACACATTTGCTGATCTGCACCATGCCAACATGGAAGTGGGAGGAGAAATCCCCACTCCTTCCTTGCCGGTGTTGCCATTACATGCACACAGGTGTCTCTCTGGAGAAAGCCTTAGTGATGCTGAGGATATTTCAGACGTGCTGCCAAGGGCAAAGCAGTTCCCCAGCAAAGACAGACACACGGGCTTGACCTTTGAAGATCTGTTTGAGACTTCCTCCAGTGACTCAGACCAGGAGTACTCTGGGGGGACTTCACAGTCCCTTCTTACAGCCAGGGGTTCCTACGGCACGAGATCTGTGGATGCTGCAGGCACAAGGACTAACTGCGACTCCTCCTCCACGAGCTCGGTGCGCACAGAGGGGCACAGCGGGGACTGGGGCTCGCTGGGTGTGGAGGGGGCCTGCTCACAGGCTGAGCGCAGCTGGCCGATCAGCCGGGGGGAAACCAGCAGCGGGCACGTTCCACTGTATGTCAATATTAGGGACAGCCAGGGGATTGTCAAGGACTACCAGAACTTTGTGGTCACCAAAAAGTGCCAGGAGAGGATGGGAAATTTGCAGCCGTCGAGGCGCAGCCACTGTGCGGGGCAGTCTCATTTGTTAGGGTCACTGATGGACACTTGGAGAGGTTTTGAGGAAATTACCCAGCACACTTTGGACATGGAGTGTCTCCGTTTCCATTATAAGCTAAAACAAATCCTAAGGAGTGGGAAACCACCCTTTTCTACCTCCAAAAGCATCTTTCCAAAAGACTTTTCTCCCCGGGTGATGTCTGAGACATTGCCTGTGCAAGAAGCTCCCGTCTCGCTCTCCCCGCGGAGCAGGAGCCCTTTGCAGGTGACTGTCCTGCCCTCGGACACATGGCCGAGCGGGCTCGGCCAGCACCGGCGAAGTGGCTGGCATGGGGACCCATGTACCCCGTGGCAGGATACCTTCTGCAATGAGAGGAGCAGGGCGAGATCCCAAACCATGAGCCAGGGCCATGCGGCTCTTTCCCACCTTAGCAAGCTCAAATATGCTAATAAGCTAAAGGACTCGGAGGGGGAAATCGCCGTCATCCTTGACAAGTACGCCGAGTTCAACAAGGtgatgctgagcagggctgatgCAGGAAGCAAGGGCAGAGGGCCGGTCCCGGTGCACATGGAGGCTGCGGGTGACTGGACCTGCACATCCCTCCCCGGGAGGATGGCTGCCTTCAAGGAGATGATCGCAGACCTGTGCAGCGCGCTGCGTTTCCACCTGCGCAGCGTGGCCAAGGAGGCCTGCAGCCACACCAGCATGTTCTACTTGGTGGAGACGGGCAAGGACCCTTTCTTCGCAAGAGTGAAG ACCTTGTTGAAGAAACACGGCCGCGTGGAGATTGAACCTCTGAGTTTCTGCGAAGCGAAACGCCTGGACGCTGACATGCTGCTCATTGTCATCAGGAATGAGGACATTTCCTCACACATCCACAAT GTCCCATGTTTGCTGAAGCTAAAGCACTGTCCAAATGTGGTGTTTGCTGGAGTGGACAGCCCCGAAGATATAACAGGTCACACATACCAGGAGCTGTTTCATACTGGTGGCTTCATGGTGTCAGACGACGAGATGTTGGAAATGGTAACACTGG cccagctgaagGAGATGATGAAGGTGCTAGAGAAGCTGAACAGAAGCGGGAGGTGGAAGTGGCTCCTTCACTACAAGGAGAGCAAGAAGCTCAGAGATGTCAG